ACCGGGCCGCCGTCGATCAGCTCCGGCTCGGCGTCCCGCGCGCCGAACGCGGCGCGCACGTGCGACGGTGGCGGCTCCGGAGTCGAGGTCACGCGGGGCACGCTACCTGCACCGGGGGCCCGTTTGGTGGACCTCATGCCCGGAACGCGCGGTGTCCACGCATTCGGCCCAACCGCACTATTGCGGTCTCACCCGACCCGACCCGCGAGGTCGCGTCGACCGTTCGAGCCCGGTGTTCGAGGACCACGCTTTCCGGTCCTCGAACACCGGGCTCGAACGGTCGACTTCCCAGCGACCGAGCCCGCGACGCCGAAGGCGGCGCAGATCAGTACGTCGGCAGCGAGGGGTCGACCTCGCGGGCCCAGGCGAGCACGCCGCCGCCCACGTGCACGGCGTCCTTGAAGCCGGCCCGGTGCAGCGCCGCCAGCGCCTCCGCCGAACGCGCGCCCGACTTGCAGTGCAGCACGACCTGCTTGTCCTGCGGCAGCTCGGCGAACGCCTCGCCGGACAGGATGCGGTCCTTCGGGATCAGCACCGAGCCCGGGATCTTCACGATCTCGTACTCGTGCGGCTCGCGGACGTCCACCAGCAGGAAGTCGTCACCGGCGTCCTGCTTCTGCTTCAGCTCCAGCGGCGTGATGGTGTTGCCCGCGGCGGCCTGCTGGGCGTCGTCGGACACCACGCCGCAGAACGCCTCGTAGTCGATCAGCTCGGTGATCTTGACGCTCTCCGGGTCCTTGCGGATCTTGATGGTCCGGTAGGACATCTCCAGGGCGTCGTACACCATGAGCCTGCCGAGCAGCGGGTCGCCGATGCCGGTCAGCAGCTTGATCGCCTCGGTCACCATGATCGAGCCGATCGACGCGCACAGCACGCCCAGCACGCCGCCCTCGGCGCACGACGGCACCATGCCGGGCGGCGGCGGCTCGGGGTAGAGGTCGCGGTAGTTCAGGCCCTGGCCGTTCGGGGCGTCCTCCCAGAAGACGCTCACCTGGCCCTCGAACCGGAAGATCGAGCCCCACACGTACGGCTTGCCCAGCAGCACGGCCGCGTCGTTGACCAGGTACCGGGTGGCGAAGTTGTCCGTGCCGTCCAGGATCAGGTCGTAGTCGCGGAAGATGTCGAGCGCGTTCTCCGAGTTCAGGTGGACCTGGTGCAGCACCACCTTCACGAACGGGTTGATCTCGGCCACCGAGTCGCGCGCCGACTCGGCCTTGGGCTTGCCGATGTCGGACTGACCGTGGATGACCTGGCGCTGGAGGTTCGACTCGTCGACGATGTCGAAGTCGATCACGCCCAGCGTGCCGACGCCCGCCGCGGCGAGGTAGAGCAGGGCCGGGCTGCCCAGCCCGCCCGCGCCCACGACCAGGACCTTCGCGTTCTTCAGCCGCTTCTGCCCGTCGACCCCGACGTCCGGGATGATCAGGTGGCGGCTGTACCGCGCGACTTCTTCCTTGGTCAGCTCCGCTGCGGGCTCCACGAGCGGCGGAAGCGCCATCTGAGTCCTCCTAGACGAAACATGTCCTGTACCGACGGACAACACCAGCCTG
This genomic window from Saccharothrix sp. HUAS TT1 contains:
- the moeZ gene encoding adenylyltransferase/sulfurtransferase MoeZ, yielding MALPPLVEPAAELTKEEVARYSRHLIIPDVGVDGQKRLKNAKVLVVGAGGLGSPALLYLAAAGVGTLGVIDFDIVDESNLQRQVIHGQSDIGKPKAESARDSVAEINPFVKVVLHQVHLNSENALDIFRDYDLILDGTDNFATRYLVNDAAVLLGKPYVWGSIFRFEGQVSVFWEDAPNGQGLNYRDLYPEPPPPGMVPSCAEGGVLGVLCASIGSIMVTEAIKLLTGIGDPLLGRLMVYDALEMSYRTIKIRKDPESVKITELIDYEAFCGVVSDDAQQAAAGNTITPLELKQKQDAGDDFLLVDVREPHEYEIVKIPGSVLIPKDRILSGEAFAELPQDKQVVLHCKSGARSAEALAALHRAGFKDAVHVGGGVLAWAREVDPSLPTY